The following proteins are encoded in a genomic region of Trichocoleus sp. FACHB-46:
- the bioB gene encoding biotin synthase BioB has protein sequence MSATLDRITQIYQQPLPDLLFEAQRVHREHHDPHAVQLCTLSNIKTGLCPEDCAYCSQSVHNQTDLKPQALMNVEEVLAEARVAKANGATRFCMGAAWREVKDGPLFDRVLEMVRQVADLDIEVCCTLGMLKPHQAQQLKAAGLTAYNHNLDTSPSYYSQVITTRTYQDRLETIRAVSEAGISVCCGGILGMGESVSDRLELLEALCGLEPTPESIPINCLVPVSGTPLEDTTPVDSIELVRTIATTRILFPQAMVRLSAGRLQMSDELQALCFFAGANSIFTGPVLLTTPNPDHNHDEQMLQRLGMTPKPLSVSSSVASPSS, from the coding sequence ATGTCTGCAACTCTTGATCGGATTACCCAGATTTACCAACAGCCGTTACCAGATCTCCTCTTTGAGGCCCAACGGGTTCACCGAGAGCATCACGATCCGCATGCAGTTCAGCTATGCACGCTCAGCAATATCAAAACTGGTTTGTGCCCAGAAGATTGTGCTTACTGCTCCCAGAGCGTTCACAATCAAACCGATCTCAAACCTCAAGCCCTCATGAATGTTGAAGAGGTACTAGCTGAAGCTCGCGTGGCTAAGGCAAATGGTGCTACTCGCTTTTGCATGGGTGCTGCTTGGCGAGAAGTGAAAGATGGCCCCTTGTTCGATCGCGTGTTAGAGATGGTCCGCCAAGTTGCCGACCTGGATATAGAAGTTTGTTGCACCTTAGGCATGCTGAAGCCACACCAAGCGCAACAACTTAAGGCAGCAGGTTTGACTGCGTACAATCACAATTTGGATACTTCCCCTTCCTATTATTCGCAAGTAATTACCACCCGTACTTATCAGGACCGATTAGAGACGATTCGGGCGGTAAGTGAAGCGGGGATTTCTGTGTGCTGCGGTGGCATATTGGGTATGGGCGAATCTGTGAGCGATCGCCTGGAATTGTTAGAGGCGCTTTGTGGCCTAGAACCCACTCCAGAATCTATCCCGATTAACTGTTTAGTTCCGGTGTCTGGGACTCCGCTTGAAGACACCACACCTGTAGATTCAATCGAGTTAGTTAGAACGATCGCCACGACTCGGATTCTGTTTCCTCAAGCAATGGTGCGTCTCTCAGCAGGACGCTTACAAATGAGCGATGAGTTGCAAGCACTTTGCTTCTTTGCAGGTGCCAACTCCATCTTTACAGGACCAGTTTTGTTGACGACTCCCAACCCAGACCATAACCATGATGAGCAGATGTTGCAGCGTCTAGGCATGACCCCCAAACCCCTCTCTGTCTCCAGTTCGGTAGCATCTCCAAGTTCATAA
- a CDS encoding YihY/virulence factor BrkB family protein — protein sequence MNLKAVWTLLKDTVTEWQADKVPLLAAALAYYTVFSLAPLLVIVIAIAGFVFGPEAARNQLDEQIQGLVGRQGAEAIQTMIQSASHPSSGIVATVISVVTLLLGASGVFAQLQDALNTIWEIPPSKEGVKGMVKARATSFAMVLVIGFLLLVSLVASAALAGIGNFFGHLIPGLAILWQLVNFVISFGVITLLFGLIYRVLPDVRVPWGDVWHGAIVTSLLFTVGKWLLGLYLGNSGVASPYGAAGSFVVVLVWVYYSAQILLFGAEFTQVYSKHYGSKWRLARSNTPLDAQNEAPKLGQER from the coding sequence ATGAACCTCAAGGCAGTTTGGACGCTGCTAAAAGATACGGTAACTGAATGGCAAGCAGATAAAGTGCCCTTGTTAGCGGCAGCGTTGGCATATTACACGGTGTTTTCTCTCGCGCCCCTGCTCGTCATTGTGATTGCGATCGCGGGCTTCGTTTTCGGTCCTGAGGCTGCTCGTAACCAACTAGACGAACAAATTCAAGGTCTAGTTGGCCGACAAGGTGCTGAGGCCATTCAAACCATGATCCAGAGTGCCTCCCACCCTTCCTCTGGCATCGTTGCCACGGTAATCAGTGTAGTGACACTGCTTTTGGGAGCTTCCGGCGTTTTTGCCCAGCTACAAGATGCGCTAAATACCATCTGGGAAATTCCACCTTCTAAGGAAGGTGTTAAAGGTATGGTGAAAGCCCGTGCCACCTCTTTTGCTATGGTGCTGGTGATTGGCTTTTTGCTACTAGTTTCTTTGGTAGCGAGTGCGGCGCTGGCAGGGATTGGCAACTTCTTTGGCCATTTGATCCCTGGTCTCGCCATCCTCTGGCAGCTCGTCAATTTTGTGATTTCCTTCGGGGTTATCACTCTCCTCTTTGGCTTGATTTACCGAGTGCTACCAGATGTCAGAGTGCCTTGGGGTGATGTGTGGCATGGTGCCATTGTCACTTCTTTACTGTTTACTGTAGGTAAGTGGCTGCTCGGCCTTTATCTAGGCAATAGTGGTGTTGCCTCTCCCTATGGGGCAGCGGGTTCTTTCGTAGTGGTTTTAGTTTGGGTTTATTACTCAGCCCAAATTCTGTTGTTTGGGGCGGAGTTTACCCAGGTTTATTCCAAGCACTATGGTTCTAAGTGGCGGCTTGCTCGCAGCAATACTCCTCTAGATGCTCAGAACGAAGCCCCCAAGCTCGGCCAAGAGCGGTAA
- a CDS encoding ChaB family protein has product MPYTEVKELPDAVKHHLPHHAQEIFLAAFNHAFDEYEGEEERAFRVAWAAVKRDYEKGDDGNWHRKPD; this is encoded by the coding sequence ATGCCCTACACCGAAGTGAAGGAGTTACCCGATGCAGTTAAGCATCACCTGCCTCACCATGCCCAGGAAATCTTCCTAGCAGCGTTTAACCACGCTTTTGACGAATACGAAGGCGAGGAAGAACGGGCTTTCCGGGTGGCTTGGGCAGCTGTGAAGCGAGACTACGAGAAGGGCGATGACGGCAATTGGCATCGCAAGCCTGACTAA
- a CDS encoding FIST N-terminal domain-containing protein: MVEAPTADRMKWANALSTRSSLEAAIEEVVERAQEQLGVAANFGILFISAAFASEYSRLMPLLKERLSVPTLIGCSGGGIIGVDSSGEAQEVEMEPALSLSLAYLPEVKIQAFHVTAEELPDLDSSPDAWVKVIGVLPEDQPHFILLVDPMSSKLNDLLQGLDFAYPGSIKVGGLASANAMGGNNGLFCNYELLREGIVGVALSGKIVVETIVAQGCRPIGPTYRVTEGERNILLGLEAQTEEDLGASNGQGRTPLTVLQELIQEMSEEDRSLAQHSLFVGVARNAFKQTLEQGDFLIRQVLGVDPRVGAIAIGDRVRPGQRIRFHLRDAEASADDLRNLLERYCQQNSDSPTSEAALMFSCLGRGEGLYGEANFDSHLFSRYFGNIPLSGFFCNGEIGPIGGSTFLHGYTSVFGILRQG; the protein is encoded by the coding sequence ATGGTAGAAGCACCCACAGCCGATCGGATGAAATGGGCAAATGCCTTGTCAACTCGTTCTTCTTTGGAGGCGGCAATTGAGGAAGTGGTGGAACGAGCACAGGAGCAGTTAGGCGTTGCAGCGAATTTTGGCATTTTGTTCATCTCAGCCGCCTTTGCCAGTGAGTATTCCCGCCTGATGCCTCTCCTGAAGGAACGTTTGTCGGTGCCTACCCTCATCGGCTGTAGTGGGGGTGGCATTATTGGAGTTGATTCCAGTGGAGAGGCTCAAGAAGTGGAGATGGAGCCTGCTCTGAGCTTGAGTCTGGCTTACTTGCCAGAGGTGAAGATTCAGGCTTTTCATGTGACAGCGGAGGAATTGCCGGATCTGGATAGTTCGCCGGATGCTTGGGTAAAAGTGATTGGGGTCTTGCCAGAGGATCAGCCTCATTTCATTCTGTTGGTTGACCCGATGTCTTCTAAGCTCAATGATTTGTTGCAGGGGCTAGATTTTGCTTACCCTGGCTCGATTAAGGTTGGCGGTCTTGCCAGTGCCAATGCGATGGGCGGTAACAACGGTCTGTTTTGCAATTACGAACTCCTACGAGAGGGCATTGTAGGAGTCGCTCTCAGCGGCAAAATTGTGGTGGAAACGATTGTAGCTCAAGGCTGTCGGCCCATTGGCCCTACCTACCGGGTGACGGAAGGGGAGCGCAATATCTTACTAGGGCTCGAAGCTCAAACCGAGGAGGACCTAGGGGCAAGCAATGGTCAAGGCCGTACTCCTCTAACGGTGCTGCAAGAGCTGATCCAAGAGATGAGCGAAGAGGACCGATCGCTGGCACAGCATTCGTTGTTTGTGGGGGTGGCTCGCAATGCCTTTAAGCAAACGCTGGAGCAGGGGGATTTTTTGATCCGGCAGGTGCTGGGGGTTGATCCAAGGGTAGGAGCGATCGCGATCGGCGATCGGGTACGGCCTGGTCAACGGATTCGGTTTCATTTACGCGATGCTGAAGCTTCGGCGGACGATCTCCGCAATTTGCTGGAGCGTTATTGCCAACAAAATTCCGACAGCCCAACTTCTGAGGCGGCTTTAATGTTTTCTTGTTTGGGTCGAGGTGAGGGGCTTTATGGAGAAGCCAATTTCGACTCGCATTTATTCAGCCGCTATTTTGGCAATATACCTTTGAGTGGTTTCTTTTGTAATGGGGAAATTGGGCCGATTGGTGGCAGCACGTTTCTACACGGTTATACGTCTGTGTTTGGGATTTTGCGACAAGGTTAG
- the prmA gene encoding 50S ribosomal protein L11 methyltransferase, with protein MANSWWEIQVLCDPALDDLAFWRLEDFGCKGTSSEIRGHACLVKAYLPQEQAHLLDLAALALLLRQDALAVGMPVPAVQWEIIDEEDWSSSWKQHWQPQKIGDRFLIYPAWLPLPDEATLEDRLLLRLDPGVAFGTGAHPTTQLCLEALEMRMGPGATDVVVADIGCGSGILSVGAVLLGARKAYAVDIDPLAVRSVHENVELNQVDPDRLLVETGSLDRLIQMTQGPVDGFTCNILAEVILDMIPDMAALAKATTWGILSGILLDQVKPIADTLEQNDWIVATLWRRQDWCCLNIRRS; from the coding sequence TTGGCAAATAGCTGGTGGGAAATTCAGGTTCTTTGCGATCCGGCGCTGGACGATTTAGCTTTTTGGCGGCTAGAGGATTTTGGCTGTAAAGGTACGTCTAGTGAAATTAGAGGCCATGCTTGTTTGGTGAAGGCGTATTTGCCTCAGGAGCAAGCTCACCTGTTGGATTTGGCAGCGTTGGCTTTGTTGCTGCGTCAAGATGCGCTGGCTGTGGGGATGCCTGTTCCAGCGGTGCAATGGGAAATTATTGATGAGGAGGATTGGTCTAGTAGCTGGAAGCAGCACTGGCAACCGCAGAAGATTGGCGATCGCTTCTTAATCTATCCAGCCTGGCTGCCACTACCGGATGAGGCAACTCTGGAAGATCGTTTGCTTCTACGTCTAGATCCTGGGGTGGCGTTTGGAACAGGGGCGCACCCAACGACTCAGCTTTGCCTGGAAGCATTAGAGATGCGGATGGGGCCAGGGGCGACAGATGTAGTTGTGGCGGATATTGGTTGTGGCTCTGGCATTCTTTCGGTCGGGGCAGTGTTGTTGGGAGCGCGGAAAGCTTACGCGGTTGACATTGATCCGCTAGCGGTTCGCTCGGTTCACGAAAATGTGGAGTTAAATCAGGTTGATCCGGACCGACTGTTGGTTGAAACAGGCAGTCTCGATCGCTTGATTCAAATGACTCAGGGGCCTGTGGATGGCTTTACGTGTAATATTCTGGCTGAGGTCATCTTGGATATGATCCCTGATATGGCGGCTTTGGCTAAAGCGACTACTTGGGGGATTCTCAGCGGTATTTTGCTGGACCAGGTGAAGCCGATCGCCGATACGCTGGAGCAAAATGATTGGATTGTGGCGACGTTGTGGCGGCGGCAGGATTGGTGTTGTCTGAATATTCGTCGTTCTTAG